One genomic region from Homalodisca vitripennis isolate AUS2020 chromosome 6, UT_GWSS_2.1, whole genome shotgun sequence encodes:
- the LOC124365111 gene encoding piggyBac transposable element-derived protein 3-like translates to MADFLDNNWLQQLSLAEGFTVAEAVDVIENFVDDGNLDTSDVDIFIAPPENDILTDEDSGPEDEGGTINNLNGGQLSAPAEIRVRRLCNLVESSCTELQDKKHRTWIDGDMEAQKTLAFQAYNYSKFSSLSPVELFELFINNSVIELLVKNTNKYALFKNCPDPKVTEEEMKCFLAILLLSGYNELPGKKCYWDSGLDMKNEMVCQAMRRDRFIQIMRFLHCADNSETIPNDKMWKMRPLMNLLKCKCLDNFVPSEFLCFDESMVKYYGKHGCKQFLKGKPIRFGYKIWSLNTDTGYLINFEIFQGKNTTTNETYSKLFGKSAAPLVSMLDEIPQDELPYQLFFDNLFTSPALMKHLKDRGYGSTGTVRINRLPKDCPLSSKKKICKMNLEEAFNVK, encoded by the exons ATGGCTGATTTTCTTGACAACAATTGGTT GCAACAACTGTCACTGGCCGAGGGATTTACTGTAGCCGAAGCTGTCGATGTAATTGAAAACTTTGTTGATGACGGGAATCTCGACACCTCAGACGTTGACATCTTTATTGCCCCCCCAGAAAATGATATCCTCACTGATGAAGACTCTGGTCCAGAAGACGAAGGTGGTACCATAAATAATTTGAACGGTGGACAACTATCAGCTCCCGCAGAAATAAGAGTAAGAAGACTTTGTAATCTTGTTGAATCAAGTTGCACGGAACTACAAGATAAAAAACATCGAACCTGGATTGATGGCGACATGGAAGCTCAGAAGACTCTTGCTTTTCAAGCATACAACTACAGTAAGTTCAGTTCTTTAAGCCCAGTTGAACTTTTTGAGCTATTCATCAACAACAGTGTTATTGAATtgctagttaaaaatacaaacaagtacGCTTTATTCAAAAACTGCCCAGACCCAAAGGTTACGGAGGAAGAAATGAAATGCTTTTTAGCAATTTTGTTACTGTCAGGATACAATGAACTGCCTGGTAAGAAATGCTATTGGGATTCTGGACTagatatgaaaaatgaaatggtcTGTCAAGCAATGAGACGtgatagatttattcaaattatgcGCTTTTTGCACTGTGCAGATAACTCTGAGACAATTCCAAATGACAAAATGTGGAAAATGAGGCCACTTATGAACTTACTCAAATGTAAATGTCTTGACAATTTTGTACCATCTGAGTTTTTGTGTTTTGATGAGTCCATGGTAAAGTACTATGGCAAACATGGATGTAAGCAATTTTTGAAAGGGAAACCTATCCGTTTTGGCTACAAGATTTGGAGCCTAAATACTGATACTGGGTACTTGatcaattttgagatttttcaagGGAAGAACACAACAacaaatgaaacatattcaaagcTATTTGGGAAATCAGCAGCTCCTCTTGTATCAATGCTGGATGAAATACCTCAAGATGAGTTACCCTACCAGTTGTTTTTTGACAATTTGTTTACAAGTCCAGCACTGATGAAACATCTGAAAGATAGAGGTTATGGTTCTACAGGAACTGTCCgaatcaacagattgccaaaagACTGCCCTCTTTCATCAAAAAAAAAGATATGCAAAATGAATCTCGAGGAAGCTTtcaatgtaaaatag